In Mycetocola spongiae, the genomic stretch GTCGATACTCCCGGCATCCCAGATTTCGCCCCGAGGAAGGTGTTGTTTATGTCCGCAGTAGTTCCCACCCCCGTCACCACGCGCCCCAGCAGCGAGGAAATTTTTGAGGCCCATGTGGGCGGCAAGCTCGCAATGCATACGATCCATCCGCTGGCCAGCCAGCGCGACCTATCGATCGCCTATACCCCCGGCGTGGCCGAGGTAAGCTCCGCGATCCACGCCGATCCCACGCTCGCCGAATCCCATACCTGGGCCGGCCGCCTCGTGGCCGTGATCTCCGATGGCACCGCCGTGCTGGGCCTGGGCGATATCGGGCCCGCGGCCTCGCTGCCCGTGATGGAGGGTAAGGCCGCGCTCTTTCGCACGTTTGCGGGGCTGAACGCGATCCCCCTGGTGCTGGATACCACCGATACCGAGGAGATCATCGAGACCGTAATTCGGTTGCGGCCCAGCTTTGGGGCGGTCAACCTCGAGGATATTTCCGCCCCGCGCTGCTTCGAGATCGAGCGCCGCCTGATCGAGGCGCTGGATATCCCGGTGATGCACGATGACCAGCACGGCACAGCCGTGGTGGTCTATGCCGCGCTGATCGGCGCTGCCCGCGTGATCAACCGCGAGGTGGCCGATCTGCGCGTGGTGATCTCGGGGGCCGGTGCCGCGGGTATCGCGTGTGCCGAGATGCTCCTGAACGCGGGTGTGCGCAATGTGGTGCTGGTGGACTCGCGCGGAATCATCCACTCCGGGCGCGGGGATCTCACCGAGATCAAGACCGAGTATGCGGCGCGGACCAATCCCGAAGACCGGCGGGGTGCGCTGCCCGAGGCGCTGGCCGGGGCAAATGTGTTTATCGGTGTCTCCTCCGTGGTGGTGCCCGAGGGTGACCTCGCGGGAATGGCGGAGGACGCGATTGTTTTTGCGCTGTCCAATCCCACCCCCGAGGTCTCGCCCGAGCTCGCCGCGAAATATGCGCGCGTGGTGGCCACGGGCCGCAGCGATTTCCCGAATCAGATTAATAACGTGCTGGCGTTTCCCGGAATCTTCCGCGGGGCGCTGGACTCGGGTGCCACCCGGATCACGCCGGAGATGAAGATCGCCGCGGCCGAGGCCATTGCCGCCCTGGCCGCCGATAATCTCGCGGCCGATTATATTGTGCCGGGCGCGATGGATCCGCGCGTGGCCGATGCGGTGGCCGCGGCGGTGGCCGCCGCGGTGCGTGCGGGGGACCCCGGGGAGGTCGCGCCGCGATAGCCGGTTTCCTCCCGTCGGGCCCGCGCCGCGGCCCCGGCGGGAGGGTTGTGCGCCCCGCGGTGTGGATCCCGCGGGGCCCGTTTTTTGCCGGGGCGCGAGGCGATGCCGGGCAGACCCGCGCGAGTGCTGCCCGGATGGGGTCCCCGGGCGCGGACCCCGCGGATCCGTGGGTCCGGGCCGGATCGCGCCGCCGCGACAACGGGCCCGGGGGAGCCCTCTGTACCCTCCCCGGGACCCGCCGGTCCGGTGCGCCGCGGCAACGATCAAGGCAGTAATCGTTGCCGCGGCCAGTAGATGCCCCAGATTTTTCCCCAGCGACGGGGGAGGGCCGTGCGCGGCCGTTGCTGTCGACCGTTGCGCACAACCCCATCCTGACAGCCCCGTATTTCCGGCGCGTAACGCCCCGATGACGGTTGGCTACGGGGCGCGCGGCGGGGAGGGCCGGAAAACGTTATTGACAGCCGGGGGGAACCTGTCTACAGTGACATCACTTCCCTACGGCCCAATTTGGAAACGTTTCCAAATGGCTCCTGGAAACGTATCCACACGGCATCACCATTCACACTCTCAATGAGGAGATCCATGAAGGCCAAACCCACACTGCACCAGGTCGCGGAGACCGCGGGGGTGTCCCTCGCCTCCGCCTCGCGCGCCCTCACCGGCAACTCCGCGAGTCCCGAAATGGTGCGTCGTGTCCGCGGAGCCGCCAAAAAACTCGGCTATCTGCCCGATGCCACCGCCCGCTCCCTGCGCTTCGGCGGGACCCGTCAGGTGATCTTTGCCGTGGACGATATTGGCAACCCCAATTATGTGGAGATGCTGCGCGCGATTGAACGCAGTTTCGGCGATACCGGGCTGCGCCTGAGCATCTCCGCCACGGGCCGCCGCCCCGAACAGACCGTGGATCTGGTCCGCAGCATGAACATGGGTCTGGGTGATGGGCTCATCATCTCGCCCATCCGGGTCACCCCGGAACTGCGCCGCGCGCTCCTGGATGCCGTGGTGCCCGTGGTGGTCATCGGCTCGCTCCACCGCGAGATCGATATCGATAGCGTCCGCGTGGACTCCGCGCTCGCCGTGGGCATGGCCGTGGAGCACCTGCACGCGCTGGGCCGCTCGCGCATCGCCCTGATCAACGGGCCGATGGATACCAACCCCGGCGCCGCGCGCCGTCGCGGTTTCCTCGCGGCGATGGAGCGGCTCGGCCGCGGCATCAACCCGGAACACCTGCGCGCCGCGGAGGACTTCACCGTGGCCGCCGGAATGGCTGCGGCGGAACGGCTCCTGGACGCCGATCCCGGCATCGACGCGATCGTGGCCGCGAATGACCTGATCGGGGTCGGGGCCATCAGCGCCGCGACCCGCCGCGGGCTGCGCATCCCCGAGGACCTTGCGATCACCGGCATCGACGATACCGAGATCGGTTCGGTCTATAACCCCACCCTGACCAGCGTGTCCCTGCGCGCGGGGGAGCGCGGGGAACTGGCCGCCCGGCTGCTCCTGGAGCGCTTCGAGGACCCCTCGCGCGATCACCACACCCTGACCGTGCAGCCGGAACTGAAGATCCGCCAGTCCACCGTCCGCACCCCGTCCCCGTCCACCCACCCGTCCGAAAGCGATCCCACCTCATGACCGCACTTCGCCCCCAGCGGGCGCATAACCCTCCCCCCAAGCCCCGCGCCGGGGGCCTCGCCCGGGCCCGCCGCAATGAGGCCGCCGCCCTGGTGATCCCCGCGCTGATCCCCGTCGTGCTGCTCAGCGTCATCCCGCTGCTGATCGGCATCGGCATGGCCTTCACCGATTCCACCCTCGCCCGCAATCACGAGACCTCGTTTGTGGGCCTGCAAAACTTCATCAACCTGGGCAGCGACTCGCTCTTCTGGCAGTCCTTTGGCATCGGCATTATCTGGTCCGTCTCGGTCACGGTCTTGCAATTTTTGGGTGGCCTCTCGCTCGCGCTGCTGCTGAATAGCGACCTGAAATTTAAGGGCCTCACCCGCCTGCTTGCGCTCATGCCCTGGGCCATGCCGCCCGTGGTGGTCGCGATCATGTGGCAGATGATCTACTCGCCCACCAACGGCCCGCTGAACTGGCTGATCGGCACCCTCGGCGGCCCCGAACGCATTAACTGGCTCGGCGATTTTTCGCTCGCCCTGCCCGCCGTGATCCTGGTTGGGGTCTGGGTGGGAATGCCGCAGAATACGATCACGCTGCTCGCGGGCCTGCAACAGGTTCCCGCGGAACTCTCCGAGGCCGCCGCGGTGGACGGTGCGGGCGCCTGGTCGCGCTTTAAGCACGTGACGTTCCCGGCGATTAAGCCGGTGATCATCTCGATCACCTCACTCAGCTTCATCTGGAACTTTAATTCCTTCGGCATCGTCTATGTGATGACCGAGGGAGGCCCGGGTGGGCGCACCATGCTCCCGATGCTCTTTACCTATCTGGAGGCGTTTAAATCGCGCCATACCGGATCCGCCGCGGCGATGGGTGATGTCATCGTGCTCTTCCTCATCGTGATTCTTGTGGCCTATCTCTGGCGTCAGCTGCGCGGCGAAAGGATCCCCAAGTGAACCGCACACTCGTGAAAACCCTGCAGTATCTTGCGCTATTTGGTTTCCTGATTTTCCTCGGATTCCCGCTGATCTGGCTGCTGTCCACGGCGTTTAAATCCTCCGCCGAGATCAACTCGCTCGCGGTAAACCTCTTCCCCGTTTCCCCCACCCTGGAGAATTTCACGGCTGCGCTGAACCGGCAGGGCCTGCTGCGTTCGGCCATGAATAGCCTCATCGTGGCGCTGGTCACCACGCTGATCGTGACGCTCCTGTCCGTGCCCGGCGCGTATGTCATGGCGCGTTTCCAGGGCAAGCTGCGCACGATCGGCACCGGCTATGTGCTCATCAGCCAGATCTTCCCCGTGATCTTGGTGATCATCCCGCTGTTTTTTATTCTCCGCTCCGTGGGACTCGTGGACTCCCTGCTCGGACTGATCGTGGTGCACGTGGTGTATACCCTCCCGTTCTCGCTCTGGATGTTGCAGGGCTATGTGGCCTCCATCCCGTTTGATATCGAGGAGGCGGGATCCATCGACGGCGCGAATAAGTTCAATGTGCTGCGACAGCTGGTCTTCCCCCTGCTCGCCCCGGGCCTGGTAGCCACCGCGATGTTCACGTTTGTGTCCTCCTATAACGAGTTTTTCTTCGCGCTGGTGCTCCTGCAATCACCCGAGAACTACACGCTCTCGGTGGCGCTCAGCACGTTTGTGGGAGGCGAGGGCAAGGTCGCGATTGGCCCCCTCGCGGCGGGAGCACTGCTCTCCAGCATCCCCAGCGTGATCTTCTTTGCCCTCCTGCAAAAACGCCTCGCCGGCGGGCTGCTCACCGGAGCGGTCAAGGGCTAACCCCAGATTTCCCGTATTACCCCCATAACCAGAGAAAGGTTGACGTAATGAAGCTTCACCGCACCGTAGCGGTCGCCACCATGGCGGTTGTATCCCTCTCGCTCGCCGCGTGCTCCGCGGGCGGAACCCCCGCGCAGTCCGAGGGCCCCGTGGAGATTAAATTCCAGTCGTTCTCGGATCAGCCCGCGGCCATCGCGGCGACCGAGGAGATCGTGGCCGCGTGGAATAAGGACCACGCTGACTCCCAGATCAAGCTGATCCAGGCCCCCTCGGATAGCCTCGACGATAAGCTCACCACGCAGTTCGCGGGCGAGGTTGCCCCCGATATCATCCACTACGAGATCCAGGGCATCGCGCCGTTTGCGCGCGATGGCTATATCGCCGATCTCTCCTCGTTGCTCTCGCAGAAGACCCTCGACGATATCGAGCCGGGTGTGCTGGACTCCGTGACCCTGGACGGCAAGATCGTGGGAGCGCCCACCGAGCTACAGACCTATGTGGTTTTTGCCAATAAGGGCCTGCTGGAATCGGCCGGCGTGAGCATCCCCACCGGGGATTCGATGTCCTGGGATACCTTCGCCGAGATCGCCAAGGCCTCCACCACCCCCGAGGTTCACGGCGCTGCCTGGGGCCTGAAGAGCCCCACCGCGGCGTTCCTCAGCCTCGGCCTGGGCTTTGACGGCACGTTTTTTGGAACCGGTAAGGACGTCAGCCTGACCGTGGGCGAGAAGGAGATGGAGGTACCCAACCGGGTGCGCGCCATGATCGACGCCGGATCGCTGGACCCGATCGGTGTGACCCAGTCCAGCTCCGATGTGCTTGCCACGTTCTACGGGGGCAAGGCCGCCATGACCGTGCAGGGTTCCTATCAGATCGCCAATGTCGCGGCCGATGCGCCCGCCGATATGGACTGGATTGTGCTGCCCCCGCTGGAGGGAAGCGCCGGTATCGCCCAGGCGG encodes the following:
- a CDS encoding LacI family DNA-binding transcriptional regulator; the encoded protein is MKAKPTLHQVAETAGVSLASASRALTGNSASPEMVRRVRGAAKKLGYLPDATARSLRFGGTRQVIFAVDDIGNPNYVEMLRAIERSFGDTGLRLSISATGRRPEQTVDLVRSMNMGLGDGLIISPIRVTPELRRALLDAVVPVVVIGSLHREIDIDSVRVDSALAVGMAVEHLHALGRSRIALINGPMDTNPGAARRRGFLAAMERLGRGINPEHLRAAEDFTVAAGMAAAERLLDADPGIDAIVAANDLIGVGAISAATRRGLRIPEDLAITGIDDTEIGSVYNPTLTSVSLRAGERGELAARLLLERFEDPSRDHHTLTVQPELKIRQSTVRTPSPSTHPSESDPTS
- a CDS encoding carbohydrate ABC transporter permease; protein product: MTALRPQRAHNPPPKPRAGGLARARRNEAAALVIPALIPVVLLSVIPLLIGIGMAFTDSTLARNHETSFVGLQNFINLGSDSLFWQSFGIGIIWSVSVTVLQFLGGLSLALLLNSDLKFKGLTRLLALMPWAMPPVVVAIMWQMIYSPTNGPLNWLIGTLGGPERINWLGDFSLALPAVILVGVWVGMPQNTITLLAGLQQVPAELSEAAAVDGAGAWSRFKHVTFPAIKPVIISITSLSFIWNFNSFGIVYVMTEGGPGGRTMLPMLFTYLEAFKSRHTGSAAAMGDVIVLFLIVILVAYLWRQLRGERIPK
- a CDS encoding carbohydrate ABC transporter permease, with the translated sequence MNRTLVKTLQYLALFGFLIFLGFPLIWLLSTAFKSSAEINSLAVNLFPVSPTLENFTAALNRQGLLRSAMNSLIVALVTTLIVTLLSVPGAYVMARFQGKLRTIGTGYVLISQIFPVILVIIPLFFILRSVGLVDSLLGLIVVHVVYTLPFSLWMLQGYVASIPFDIEEAGSIDGANKFNVLRQLVFPLLAPGLVATAMFTFVSSYNEFFFALVLLQSPENYTLSVALSTFVGGEGKVAIGPLAAGALLSSIPSVIFFALLQKRLAGGLLTGAVKG
- a CDS encoding ABC transporter substrate-binding protein; the encoded protein is MKLHRTVAVATMAVVSLSLAACSAGGTPAQSEGPVEIKFQSFSDQPAAIAATEEIVAAWNKDHADSQIKLIQAPSDSLDDKLTTQFAGEVAPDIIHYEIQGIAPFARDGYIADLSSLLSQKTLDDIEPGVLDSVTLDGKIVGAPTELQTYVVFANKGLLESAGVSIPTGDSMSWDTFAEIAKASTTPEVHGAAWGLKSPTAAFLSLGLGFDGTFFGTGKDVSLTVGEKEMEVPNRVRAMIDAGSLDPIGVTQSSSDVLATFYGGKAAMTVQGSYQIANVAADAPADMDWIVLPPLEGSAGIAQAATPQTLSINIDSAVQKQAAEFIDYFMQTDNLVKMNTADGLIPTTTSARAAIAEQNAGVNGWDAILASAAGLKGPTFLGADGYVRWKDTVATPGFQKFLGKEIDGARLATDLEAGWAQVNK
- a CDS encoding NAD(P)-dependent malic enzyme translates to MSAVVPTPVTTRPSSEEIFEAHVGGKLAMHTIHPLASQRDLSIAYTPGVAEVSSAIHADPTLAESHTWAGRLVAVISDGTAVLGLGDIGPAASLPVMEGKAALFRTFAGLNAIPLVLDTTDTEEIIETVIRLRPSFGAVNLEDISAPRCFEIERRLIEALDIPVMHDDQHGTAVVVYAALIGAARVINREVADLRVVISGAGAAGIACAEMLLNAGVRNVVLVDSRGIIHSGRGDLTEIKTEYAARTNPEDRRGALPEALAGANVFIGVSSVVVPEGDLAGMAEDAIVFALSNPTPEVSPELAAKYARVVATGRSDFPNQINNVLAFPGIFRGALDSGATRITPEMKIAAAEAIAALAADNLAADYIVPGAMDPRVADAVAAAVAAAVRAGDPGEVAPR